A DNA window from Brassica napus cultivar Da-Ae chromosome C1, Da-Ae, whole genome shotgun sequence contains the following coding sequences:
- the LOC106374633 gene encoding zinc finger protein ZAT8-like, which translates to MVARSENRSVKDTPAENENFDRTVEDTATSCLMLLPRVGKCIRGESRIYRCKTCMKEFSSFQSLGGHRASHKPINNSSDDCSSSGSVTKNTKKQSSHTCPICGLEFPMGQALGGHMRKHRNDKESLALVTRSFLPEVLTTTLKKSSSGKRVACFDSELDSMEGIINLNLELGISIY; encoded by the coding sequence ATGGTTGCGAGAAGTGAGAATCGGAGTGTGAAAGATACGCCAGCGGAAAATGAGAATTTTGATCGGACCGTGGAAGATACGGCGACGAGTTGTCTGATGCTGTTACCTAGGGTAGGGAAATGCATCCGAGGAGAGAGTCGCATTTACCGATGCAAGACATGTATGAAAGAGTTCTCATCGTTCCAATCGTTGGGAGGCCATCGCGCAAGCCACAAGCCAATTAACAACTCCAGCGACGACTGTTCGTCATCAGGATCCGTTACAAAAAATACCAAAAAGCAGTCGTCACATACTTGTCCTATATGTGGCTTGGAATTTCCGATGGGACAAGCTCTCGGTGGTCACATGAGGAAGCATAGGAACGATAAAGAAAGCCTCGCGTTGGTTACACGCTCTTTTTTGCCCGAAGTGTTGACTACAACTTTGAAGAAATCGAGTAGTGGGAAGAGAGTGGCGTGTTTTGACTCGGAATTGGATTCGATGGAGGGTATAATCAATTTGAATTTGGAGTTGGGAATATCAATTTattga